ACATCTTGTCCGGCGAGAAACTGATCCCGGGCACGACATTGGCCGGGTTGAAAGCGGCCTGCTCCACCTCTGCGTGGTAGTTATCCGGATTGCGGTTCAGCTCCAGCACGCCCACCTCGATCAGCGGATAATCCTTCTTGGGCCAGATTTTGGTGAGGTCGAAGGGGTTGTAGGGCACCTTGGCGGCGTCCTTTTCCGGCATGATCTGGACGTGCATGGTCCAGCGCGGGAAATCCTTGTTCTCGATTGCCTCGTACAGGTCGCGCTGACTGCTCTCGCGGTCGTTGGCGATGATCTGAGCGGCTTCCTCGTCGGTCAGATTCTTGATGCCCTGCTGGGTTACGAAGTGAAACTTGACCCAGTAGCGCTCGTTCCTGGCGTTGATGAAGCTGAAGGTATGGCTGCCGAAGCCGTGCATGTGGCGATACGAGGCAGGGATGCCGCGGTCGCTCATGACGATGGTCACCTGGTGCAGCGCTTCCGGCAGCAAAGTCCAGAAATCCCAGTTATTTTGCGCACTGCGCATATTGGTACGCGGGTCGCGCTTGACTGCATGGTTGAGATCCGGGAATTTGAGCGGATCGCGCAGGAAGAAGACGGGCGTGTTATTGCCGACCAGATCCCAGTTGCCCTCTTCGGTGTAGAACTTGACCGCGAAGCCGCGAATGTCACGCTCGGCATCTGCCGCGCCGCGTTCGCCGGCCACGGTGGAGAAACGCGCGATAAGATCAGTTTTCTTGCCGATTTGGGAAAAAATCCTGGCGCGGGTGTACTGGGTGATGTCGTGCGTCACCGTGAAGCTACCATAGGCCGCCGAGCCCTTGGCATGCATGCGGCGCTCGGGGATCACCTCGCGATCGAAGTGTGCCAGCTTTTCCAGCAGCCAGACATCCTGAAGCAGCATGGGACCGCGCGGCCCGGCAGTCATCACATTCTGGTTGTCAGGTACGGGCGCGCCGCCAGCAGTGGTCAGTTTTTTCGAGTTCATGGCTAAATCTCCTCAAATTGTTAAGAAAATTACGAACTTGCATTCTATGAAACAACGCACAATAGCTCCAATTGATTATAGAAATAACATTGATTGCCAAAAACTATATATAGCCGATTCACCCGGATATCCATTGAACCCAAATAATCCATTAAATTGTAGGTCGGGCTTCAGCCCGAAATCTCGGGCTGAAGCCCGGCCTACAAGCTGTTGATTTCCTTCATGTCAAATCTCTAACGGATAATCTGGGTTGAATGCATGGGCATGCAGGAGCGCCGCCCTCGGCACGCACTCACGGTAAAATCGATAAAACCGTCTTTAAATAGTACACTCAAATAAAAATCGAACCCTATCGTTGATCCCATGCCAGACACACACCACTTCGAAACGCCTCCCTTGCAACCATCCTGTTGTCCCGCACGGCATGTGTGCAAGCGGGAGGAGTTCGCGGTGAAATGGATTTACGCCCTGCTGTTCCTTCCTGGCATGTTGCCGTTGCAGGCCGCCGGGTCTGATTTCGGGAAATGTGCCGCGATCATCCGGGATTCGGAACGCCTTGCCTGCTACGACCAGGCTGCCACACAACTTGTAGCGCCGCTGCCGGCTTCGGTTGAGCCGGACCCGATCATTGCGGAGCAGCGCCCGGATCGTATCGCCGTGGCCAATTCTTTCCTTGGCAAACGCTGGGAACTGGACCAGCAGTCAAAAAAGGGAACCTTCCGCTTTCGTGAATACAAGCCGGTCTTTATTCTGCCGTTTCACTACAGCAACAACCCCAATCAGTCGCCCTCCTCGCCCACGCCGGATCACTCGGCAACGTCATCCGTACCGGTGGGCACTACCGACGTGAAATATCAACTCAGCTTCAAAACCAAGCTTTGGGAAAATAGCCTCGGCGATAATGGCGATCTGTGGTTTGCCTATACGCAACAGTCACACTGGATGCTCTACAATCAGGAGGTTTCGTCCCCCTTCCGCGAAACCAATTACGAGCCCGAGCTGATTTATTCCCTGCGAACGGATACCGGCCTGCCGGGGATGAAATGGCGCATGTTGAACCTGGGCCTGGCGCACCAGTCGAACGGGCGCGGGCTCCCGCTTTCGCGTAGCTGGAACAGGGTCTATGCCCAATTCGGCCTGGAACGGGACAATCTTGCTCTCTTCGTGCGCCCCTGGATTCGCCTGCCCGAGCGTAGCAACCAGGACGACAACCCGGACATCACCCGTTACATGGGCAACGGCGACGTGCTGCTGAACTACCGCAGCGGAGAAAATGTCTACTCGGCCCTGGGGCGCTATAACCTCGGCGGCAATCATGGCGCTTTGCAATTAAGCTGGAGTTTTCCGATTTCGCACACCCTCAAGGGCTATGTGCAAGCTTTCAGCGGCTATGGCGAAAGCCTGATCGACTACAACCATAAGCAGAACAGCATCGGCTTCGGTTTTTCCCTGCAGGAGTGGCGCTGAGCCTGGATTGCGGATTTTTATGAAACCGATCATGCCGGAACCGATCCCCTTGTGATTGAAAATCCATGACCACTGAACGGCTGCCCGGTTACTGCGCCCTGTGCATTTCCCGCTGCGGCTGCGTGGGCACGGTCGAGGACGGTGTCCTCACCCGGGTCGATCCCGACCCGCTGCACCCCACCGGGCGCGCCCTGTGCGTCAAGGCCAGGGCGGCGCCGGAGGCGGTCTATCACCCGGAGCGCATCCTCCACCCGCTGCGCCGCACCACCCCCAAGGGTTCGCAAGATCCCGGCTGGGAGCGCATCTCATGGGATGAGGCGCTCGACCTGATCACTGAAAAAGTGCGCGCCGCCTGGGCACGGGATGGCGCCACGGGACTGGCTTTCGGCGTGGCCACGCCGAGCGGCACGGCAGTTGCCGACAGCTTCGCCTGGATCCATCGCCTCGCCCATGCCTGCAAGAGCCCCAACCTGGTTTTTGCCACCGAGAACTGCAACTGGCACAAGGATTTCGCGCCGGCCTACACCTTCGGCGCGGGCATCGGCATGCCGGACTACGCCCATACCGGCTGCATCCTGCTGTGGGGCTTCAACCCCGCCACCTCCTGGCTCTCCCAGGCCACATTGGTGCGGGAAGCGCAGAAGCGCGGCGCCAGGCTGATCGTGGTGGACCCGCGCCGCGCCGGGCTGGCGGGCTCCGCCGACCTGTGGCTGCGGCCCCGTCCCGGCAGCGACGGGGCGCTGGCCCTGGGGCTTGCCAACGCATTGCTGGAAAGCGGACAGTTCGACCGCGATTTCGTCATGCGCTGGAGCGATGCCCCTTTCCTGGTGGCGGATGACACCGGGCGGCCGCTGAGCGCCGCCGAGCTGGACGCGGATGGCGACCCGGCCTGTTTTGTCGTTTGGGATGCCGCAGCGGGAAAAGCGGTAGCCTGTCCGCGCCTGCCGCCCAATACGGATGAAGCCGGGCATCTGGCACTGGAAGGATGCCACACCGTCATGACCCTGCGCGGCCCGGTGACCTGCCGGCCGGTGTTCGCGCACCTCGCCGAGCGCTGCCGGGCCTG
This genomic stretch from Sulfuricella sp. harbors:
- a CDS encoding catalase, which translates into the protein MNSKKLTTAGGAPVPDNQNVMTAGPRGPMLLQDVWLLEKLAHFDREVIPERRMHAKGSAAYGSFTVTHDITQYTRARIFSQIGKKTDLIARFSTVAGERGAADAERDIRGFAVKFYTEEGNWDLVGNNTPVFFLRDPLKFPDLNHAVKRDPRTNMRSAQNNWDFWTLLPEALHQVTIVMSDRGIPASYRHMHGFGSHTFSFINARNERYWVKFHFVTQQGIKNLTDEEAAQIIANDRESSQRDLYEAIENKDFPRWTMHVQIMPEKDAAKVPYNPFDLTKIWPKKDYPLIEVGVLELNRNPDNYHAEVEQAAFNPANVVPGISFSPDKMLQARLFSYGDAQRYRLGVNHGQIPVNAPRCPFHSYHRDGAMRVDGNQGSTIGYQPNSYGQWQEQPDFSEPPLSIDGAADHWNHREDGDYYSQPGALFRLMTPAQQQVLFENTARSVGGAPREIQLRHIENCTRADPAYGAGIAKALGISK
- a CDS encoding phospholipase A produces the protein MKWIYALLFLPGMLPLQAAGSDFGKCAAIIRDSERLACYDQAATQLVAPLPASVEPDPIIAEQRPDRIAVANSFLGKRWELDQQSKKGTFRFREYKPVFILPFHYSNNPNQSPSSPTPDHSATSSVPVGTTDVKYQLSFKTKLWENSLGDNGDLWFAYTQQSHWMLYNQEVSSPFRETNYEPELIYSLRTDTGLPGMKWRMLNLGLAHQSNGRGLPLSRSWNRVYAQFGLERDNLALFVRPWIRLPERSNQDDNPDITRYMGNGDVLLNYRSGENVYSALGRYNLGGNHGALQLSWSFPISHTLKGYVQAFSGYGESLIDYNHKQNSIGFGFSLQEWR